One Elephas maximus indicus isolate mEleMax1 chromosome 16, mEleMax1 primary haplotype, whole genome shotgun sequence DNA window includes the following coding sequences:
- the LOC126059889 gene encoding interferon-induced protein with tetratricopeptide repeats 1-like isoform X1, with amino-acid sequence MSKNADDEHWIKERLEQLRCHFTWALLIKDTEMPDLENRILEEIEFLDTKYNVGINNLLAYVKHLQGHNEAALESLKKAEELIQQDHADQSDLRSLVTWGNYAWVYYHMGRLAEAQIYLDKVENTCKRGVNPSHYRMECPEMDCEEGWALLKCGGQNYERAKACFEKALEVDPENPEFSTGYAITVYRLDDFAIETQRKGYSLQPLRQAVKLNPEDVHIKVLLALKLQDAGQEAEGEKYIEEALASTSSQTYVFRHVGRFYRRKGSLDKALQFFKKALQATPASVFLHHQIGLCYRAQVFQIKTAISKQPRRQDRENINRIITLAISHLEFAVEQKPTFAIAYVHLASMYIEAGNYRKAEDAYQKALSIKPLEEVHEQEIHHHYGRFQEFQRKSEIDAITQYLKAIKIEKASFPRNKSIESLEKLASKKLQRDPSDVESLSLLGFIHKLKGEMNEALEYYERALRLTGDFENSERCGP; translated from the exons ATGAG TAAGAATGCTGATGATGAGCACTGGATCAAGGAGAGGCTGGAGCAGTTGAGATGCCACTTTACATGGGCGTTGCTAATTAAAGACACCGAAATGCCTGATTTAGAAAACAGGATCTTGGAGGAGATTGAGTTCCTAGACACCAAATACAATGTGGGCATTAACAACCTATTGGCCTACGTGAAACACCTGCAAGGCCACAATGAAGCCGCCCTGGAGAGCTTGAAAAAGGCTGAAGAATTAATCCAGCAAGATCATGCCGACCAATCTGATTTGAGAAGTCTGGTTACCTGGGGCAACTATGCCTGGGTGTATTACCACATGGGAAGACTGGCAGAAGCCCAGATTTACCTGGACAAGGTGGAGAATACTTGCAAGAGAGGTGTAAATCCCTCCCACTATAGGATGGAGTGTCCTGAGATGGACTGTGAGGAAGGATGGGCCTTGCTGAAGTGTGGAGGACAGAATTATGAACGGGCCAAGGCCTGCTTTGAAAAGGCTCTGGAAGTGGACCCTGAAAACCCTGAATTCAGCACTGGGTATGCAATTACTGTCTATCGCCTGGATGACTTCGCCATAGAAACACAGAGAAAGGGGTATTCTCTGCAGCCCCTAAGGCAGGCTGTCAAGCTAAATCCGGAAGATGTACATATTAAGGTCCTTCTTGCCCTGAAGCTTCAGGATGCAGGACAAGAAGCTGAAGGAGAAAAGTACATTGAAGAAGCACTGGCCAGCACATCCTCCCAGACCTATGTCTTTCGACATGTGGGCAGATTTTACCGAAGAAAAGGCTCTCTGGATAAAGCTCTCCAGTTCTTCAAAAAGGCCTTGCAGGCAACACCTGCCTCTGTCTTCCTGCATCACCAGATAGGGCTTTGCTACAGGGCACAAGTGTTCCAAATAAAGACAGCTATAAGCAAGCAGCCTAGAAGGCAGGATAGAGAAAATATCAACAGAATTATAACATTAGCCATATCTCATTTGGAATTTGCTGTGGAACAAAAGCCCACATTTGCTATTGCTTATGTACACCTGGCGAGTATGTATATAGAAGCAGGAAACTACAGAAAAGCCGAAGACGCTTATCAAAAAGCATTATCCATCAAACCACTGGAAGAAGTACACGAGCAAGAGATACATCATCACTATGGCCGATTTCAGGAATTTCAGAGGAAATCTGAAATCGATGCGATTACCCAGTatttaaaagcaataaaaatagaaaaggcGTCATTTCCAAGGAATAAAAGTATCGAATCTTTGGAGAAACTGGCTTCAAAGAAACTTCAAAGAGATCCATCAGATGTGGAAAGCTTGAGCCTCCTTGGGTTCATCCACAAATTGAAAGGAGAAATGAATGAAGCCCTGGAGTACTACGAGAGGGCCCTGAGGCTGACTGGTGACTTCGAGAACTCTGAGAGATGCGGTCCTTAG
- the LOC126059889 gene encoding interferon-induced protein with tetratricopeptide repeats 1-like isoform X2, with the protein MGKNADDEHWIKERLEQLRCHFTWALLIKDTEMPDLENRILEEIEFLDTKYNVGINNLLAYVKHLQGHNEAALESLKKAEELIQQDHADQSDLRSLVTWGNYAWVYYHMGRLAEAQIYLDKVENTCKRGVNPSHYRMECPEMDCEEGWALLKCGGQNYERAKACFEKALEVDPENPEFSTGYAITVYRLDDFAIETQRKGYSLQPLRQAVKLNPEDVHIKVLLALKLQDAGQEAEGEKYIEEALASTSSQTYVFRHVGRFYRRKGSLDKALQFFKKALQATPASVFLHHQIGLCYRAQVFQIKTAISKQPRRQDRENINRIITLAISHLEFAVEQKPTFAIAYVHLASMYIEAGNYRKAEDAYQKALSIKPLEEVHEQEIHHHYGRFQEFQRKSEIDAITQYLKAIKIEKASFPRNKSIESLEKLASKKLQRDPSDVESLSLLGFIHKLKGEMNEALEYYERALRLTGDFENSERCGP; encoded by the coding sequence TAAGAATGCTGATGATGAGCACTGGATCAAGGAGAGGCTGGAGCAGTTGAGATGCCACTTTACATGGGCGTTGCTAATTAAAGACACCGAAATGCCTGATTTAGAAAACAGGATCTTGGAGGAGATTGAGTTCCTAGACACCAAATACAATGTGGGCATTAACAACCTATTGGCCTACGTGAAACACCTGCAAGGCCACAATGAAGCCGCCCTGGAGAGCTTGAAAAAGGCTGAAGAATTAATCCAGCAAGATCATGCCGACCAATCTGATTTGAGAAGTCTGGTTACCTGGGGCAACTATGCCTGGGTGTATTACCACATGGGAAGACTGGCAGAAGCCCAGATTTACCTGGACAAGGTGGAGAATACTTGCAAGAGAGGTGTAAATCCCTCCCACTATAGGATGGAGTGTCCTGAGATGGACTGTGAGGAAGGATGGGCCTTGCTGAAGTGTGGAGGACAGAATTATGAACGGGCCAAGGCCTGCTTTGAAAAGGCTCTGGAAGTGGACCCTGAAAACCCTGAATTCAGCACTGGGTATGCAATTACTGTCTATCGCCTGGATGACTTCGCCATAGAAACACAGAGAAAGGGGTATTCTCTGCAGCCCCTAAGGCAGGCTGTCAAGCTAAATCCGGAAGATGTACATATTAAGGTCCTTCTTGCCCTGAAGCTTCAGGATGCAGGACAAGAAGCTGAAGGAGAAAAGTACATTGAAGAAGCACTGGCCAGCACATCCTCCCAGACCTATGTCTTTCGACATGTGGGCAGATTTTACCGAAGAAAAGGCTCTCTGGATAAAGCTCTCCAGTTCTTCAAAAAGGCCTTGCAGGCAACACCTGCCTCTGTCTTCCTGCATCACCAGATAGGGCTTTGCTACAGGGCACAAGTGTTCCAAATAAAGACAGCTATAAGCAAGCAGCCTAGAAGGCAGGATAGAGAAAATATCAACAGAATTATAACATTAGCCATATCTCATTTGGAATTTGCTGTGGAACAAAAGCCCACATTTGCTATTGCTTATGTACACCTGGCGAGTATGTATATAGAAGCAGGAAACTACAGAAAAGCCGAAGACGCTTATCAAAAAGCATTATCCATCAAACCACTGGAAGAAGTACACGAGCAAGAGATACATCATCACTATGGCCGATTTCAGGAATTTCAGAGGAAATCTGAAATCGATGCGATTACCCAGTatttaaaagcaataaaaatagaaaaggcGTCATTTCCAAGGAATAAAAGTATCGAATCTTTGGAGAAACTGGCTTCAAAGAAACTTCAAAGAGATCCATCAGATGTGGAAAGCTTGAGCCTCCTTGGGTTCATCCACAAATTGAAAGGAGAAATGAATGAAGCCCTGGAGTACTACGAGAGGGCCCTGAGGCTGACTGGTGACTTCGAGAACTCTGAGAGATGCGGTCCTTAG
- the IFIT5 gene encoding interferon-induced protein with tetratricopeptide repeats 5: protein MSEIPKDSLKAILLELECHFTWNLLKEDIDLFDVEDTIGQQLDFLTTKSRLALFNLLAYVKHLKGQNKDAVECLEQAEEIIQREHSGEEEVRSLVTWGNYAWVYYHMDQLEEAQKYIDKVENVCKKLSSPSNYKLERPEIDCEKGWALLKFGGKYYQKAKGAFEKALEAEPDNPEFNIGYAITVYRLDDSDREGSIKSFSLGPLRKAVTLNPDNSYIKVFLALKLQDVHAEAEGEKYIEEILDQISAQPYVLRYAAKFYRRKNSWDKALELLKKALEVTPTSSFLHHQMGLCYRAQMIQIKKATRNRPKGKDKLKVDELITFAIFHFKAAVERDSMFAFAYTDLANMYAEGGQYSNAEVIFQKALRLENITDDHKHQIHYHYGRFQEFHRKSENTAIHHYLEALKVKERSSLRLKLTSALKKLATKRLGYDAFDVQSLSALGFVYKLEGEKRQAAEYYERAQKIDPENAEFLTALCELRLCI, encoded by the exons ATGAG TGAAATTCCTAAGGACTCCTTGAAGGCCATCCTGTTGGAGTTAGAATGTCATTTTACATGGAATTTACTGAAAGAAGACATCGATTTGTTTGATGTGGAAGATACAATTGGACAACAGCTTGACTTTCTTACCACAAAATCCAGACTTGCTCTTTTTAACCTATTGGCTTATGTGAAACACTTAAAAGGCCAAAATAAAGATGCTGTAGAGTGCTTGGAACAAGCAGAAGAAATAATCCAGCGAGAACACTCAGGTGAAGAAGAAGTAAGAAGTCTAGTCACTTGGGGAAATTATGCCTGGGTGTATTATCACATGGACCAACTTGAAGAAGCTCAGAAGTATATAGACAAGGTAGAAAATGTCTGCAAGAAATTGTCCAGTCCTTCTAACTACAAGCTGGAGCGTCCTGAGATTGACTGTGAGAAAGGGTGGGCACTCTTGAAATTTGGAGGTAAGTATTACCAAAAGGCTAAAGGAGCTTTTGAGAAGGCCCTAGAAGCAGAACCTGACAATCCAGAATTTAACATTGGCTATGCCATCACAGTGTATCGGCTGGATGATTCTGACAGAGAAGGCTCTATAAAGAGCTTTTCCCTGGGCCCCTTAAGGAAGGCTGTTACCCTGAACCCGGATAACTCCTACATTAAGGTTTTTCTGGCACTGAAGCTTCAAGATGTACATGCAGAGGCTGAAGGGGAAAAGTATATTGAAGAAATCCTGGACCAAATATCAGCCCAGCCTTACGTCCTTCGTTATGCAGCCAAATTTTATCGGAGAAAAAACTCTTGGGACAAAGCTCTTGAACTTTTAAAAAAGGCCTTGGAGGTGACACcaacctcttctttcctgcatcatCAGATGGGACTTTGCTACAGGGCACAAATGATCCAGATCAAGAAGGCCACGCGCAACAGGCCTAAAGGAAAGGATAAATTGAAAGTTGATGAGCTGATTACATTTGCTATATTTCATTTCAAAGCAGCTGTGGAACGAGACTCAATGTTTGCATTTGCCTACACGGACCTAGCCAACATGTATGCTGAGGGAGGCCAGTATAGCAATGCCGAAGTCATTTTCCAGAAAGCCCTTCGTCTGGAGAACATAACTGATGATCACAAACATCAGATCCACTACCACTACGGCCGCTTTCAGGAATTTCACCGAAAATCAGAAAATACTGCCATTCATCATTATTTAGAAGCCTTAAAGGTTAAAGAAAGGTCATCTCTACGCCTCAAACTAACAAGTGCTCTGAAGAAATTAGCTACCAAGAGACTGGGTTATGACGCCTTCGACGTCCAGAGTTTAAGTGCCCTAGGGTTCGTTTACAAGCTGGAGGGAGAAAAGAGGCAAGCTGCTGAGTACTATGAGAGGGCTCAAAAGATAGATCCTGAAAATGCAGAATTCCTTACTGCTCTCTGTGAGCTTCGACTTTGCATTTAA